The following proteins come from a genomic window of Puntigrus tetrazona isolate hp1 chromosome 15, ASM1883169v1, whole genome shotgun sequence:
- the brwd1 gene encoding bromodomain and WD repeat-containing protein 3 produces the protein MADTAAKNGSISPLESELYYLISRYLSTGPCRKAAEALVCELEENQLLPRRLDWEGNEHPRSYEDLVAANRHIAPDHLLQICKQIGPILDREVPSGVPGVHSLLGAGKHSLLRTSKDCGNSRWKASTFAALHRGRPPERPLNCKDANIVEVCRGRELTGAQRFGSINPVSNYQHMRMHRRILGHLSAVYCIAFDRTGSRIFTGSDDALVKIWSSFDGRLHSTLRGHYAEISDLAVNFENTLIAAGSCDKTIRVWCLRTCAPMAVLQGHSGSITSLQFSPLVKGSKRYMVSTGTDATVCFWQWDVNNNSFSDRPHKFTERPRPGVQTVCSSFSPGGMFLATGSTDDVIRIYYLGSGSPEKLAELDSHTDKVDSIQFCHSGERFVSGSRDGTARIWRLHQRHQWKSILLDMSATLPGSAPLIEEENVFKPKVTMVSWDRHDNTVITAVNNHLLKVWNSYTGQLLHILKGHEAEVFVLEPHPYDPRIMLSAGHDGNVFIWDLIRGTKTMHYFNMIEGQGHGAVFDCKFTTDGHRFAMTDSHGHLVIFGFGSSKPYEKLPDQVFFHTDYRPLIRDSNGFVLDEQTQQAPHLMPPPFLVDVDGNPHPPRFQRLVPGRENIADEHLVPQLGYVATSDGEVVEQVISQQSAESEEVRHSALDFAIRQLQEHQDRQVAVQAESGVPAPARVPEPGTPRRVSLNERMEVQSPPNVGLRRSGQVEGVRQMHQNAPRSQMATERDLQAWRRRVVVPELTSSGYSAQESFRLAKGEEEVTLYNTKRRRVAHTTFRDDSDEEEPGLKRGQSRKRQKNQERKESLVEEFMEFSCEEGEETASSEGSEIEGSDVDSSVEDEEEWRSDSSSRSSSDYSDWMADAGISLRPTASPSSRRRTSRRISSSEEEDEEDEDVADEEQTIDEEEQVSSPRKHKKAKSKTPKQPKPRPPINREISNEFRPSAWITDFIPRKSPFVPQMGDEVIYFRQGHEAYVDAVCRTNLYPINPDRQPWKKMELRDQEFVKITGIKYEVCPPTLCCLKLTQIDPGTGKITDRSFSIKYHDMPDVIDFLVLRQSYDEARSRVWTSSDRFRSVIDDAWWFGTIVCQEPYQSEYPDSLFQCFKVKWDNGETEKLSPWDVEAIPENAEQPESESAGVPVTDEEMMDILYKPQEGEWGGKGRDQESARIMAGIEQLVTVDIVAPFSGPVDLTQYPTYCAIIAYPTDLNTIKLRLKHNFYRRLSALIWDVKHIEQNAKTFNEPRSKIAQSAKIITNVLLKFISKPHCTDIMEIYNAVENMEYSEDEDMDDIDAPGTSAGQRLRQPSLEVVQDRDAWKDHCKRLLDYMFECEDSEPFRVPVDQREYPDYCNIIDTPMDLGTVRLTLEDERYENPIDLCKDTRLIFANAKAYTPNKRSKIYSMTLRLSAFFEESIRKIISDYKTAIKSSLKLRRSQRFRKKLQHQESAPSSQGSTRQKRATIKTQENTEQSTAKSTSAKVSGPERRRVNEAKDTFRRSCSSSSGSDHDSKQSQSQSEEDDEHSSSSRVFRRQTRATRRAAQNNGAKRRHESHAKMNGHSRSHERQRPRSCSDSDQEPSQGSDASQNESSSSVSRRPRARKTAMAAVNKMKLMDTLEDDEGSDEEGRGGSTRPATRASKRSTVIQSSSDSEEEEEEESNESDVSASEEEKSDGSADSDSSSRSKADSRSAGRRPSRRPTEKKETSPFINGHSTKRQRVKSEDNTDDGESLNESVNGESDEDLVVRRKSTRKTAKAAVTKIKELNDTDAEEENCSRDRRQKNRPSKHDSERSSDEDVEVPKTQKHPYQNGRKVDPKELKRSKAPSESQEQASATKQQVTRKKISTTDALTSTTQDSEDLSDVSEKALPARRKRIKSEDEENQSDGEERRSLRNRKCVSNTRKKKIEARSDASSSQSEEEVDRRKKEDTSSDEWQKSDASDKKAHLRRKPCIKVASKGVFLRTLPKKSYIMEDSDEEFSPEIEMQSKNGRSKERANPRARKPSGGNSKRKRGGSSESEDTDNKSSRTSDENEGMTPQRKNAKRYKRLKGSTDSESDSETRSKSENGRLPKATRQQRKQSESDEGSEEDDDDDGSDSESEESGESESDASSGSQSTPKRRLRDRGRGTARSGKRQRDVSNEDSDVSYGKPRRATRIRTRNRGKRTVNYQDSE, from the exons TTTATTGCGAACGTCTAAAG ACTGCGGCAATAGCAGATGGAAAGCCTCCACTTTCGCCGCCCTTCATAGAGGGAGACCACCTGAGAGGCCTTTAAACTGCAAGGATGCCAATATTG TGGAGGTCTGCCGAGGAAGAGAGCTCACAGGAGCTCAGCGCTTCGGCTCTATCAACCCTGTCAGCAATTATCAGCACATGAGGATGCACAGGAGGATCCTGGGACATCTCTCTGCCGTGTACTGTATAGCCTTTGATCGAACGGGTTCCAGGATTTTTACG GGTTCCGACGATGCCTTGGTGAAGATCTGGTCCTCTTTTGACGGAAGGCTTCACTCTACTCTCAGAGGACATTATGCCGAGATATCAGATCTAGCAGTTAACTTTGAGAATACCCTTATTGCTGCTGGGAGCTGCGACAAAACCATTCGAGTCTGGTGCCTTCGTACTTGTGCCCCAATGGCGGTCCTGCAGGGCCACAGTGGATCTATTACCTCTTTACAG TTCTCTCCATTAGTCAAGGGCTCCAAAAGATACATGGTGTCCACAGGAACTGATGCAACAGTGTGTTTCTGGCAGTGGGAtgttaataataacagtttCAG CGATCGTCCACACAAATTCACAGAAAGGCCGAGACCTGGCGTTCAGACTGTCTGCTCTTCCTTTAGCCCTG GTGGCATGTTTCTTGCAACAGGAAGCACAGATGATGTCATCAGGATATACTACCTAGGCAGTGGCAGTCCAGAAAAACTAGCTGAGCTCGACTCTCACACA GACAAGGTGGACAGCATCCAGTTTTGTCATTCCGGAGAGAG atttgtcagtGGCAGTCGAGACGGCACCGCTCGTATATGGCGACTACATCAGAGACATCAGTGGAAGAGCATTTTACTAGACATGTCTGCCACTCTTCCAGG CTCTGCACCTTTAATAGAGGAGGAAAATGTTTTCAAACCCAAAGTCACCATGGTTTCCTGGGATCGCCACGATAACACGGTCATCACTGCTGTGAACAATCATCTGCTTAAAGTCTGGAATTCCTATACTGGACAGTTGCTGCATATCCTTAAA GGTCACGAGGCTGAGGTGTTTGTTTTGGAGCCACATCCCTATGACCCACGCATCATGCTATCTGCAGGCCATGATGGGAATGTCTTCATATGGGATCTCATCAGAGGCACCAAAACCATGCATTACTTTAATATG aTTGAAGGTCAAGGACATGGTGCTGTATTTGACTGTAAGTTTACCACTGATGGGCATCGCTTTGCAATGACAGACTCTCATGGACATCTGGTTATTTTTGGCTTTGGGAGCTCTAAGCCTTATGagaag CTTCCAGACCAGGTGTTTTTCCACACAGACTATCGGCCGCTGATCCGGGACTCAAATGGGTTTGTTCTGGATGAGCAGACCCAGCAGGCCCCACATCTGATGCCTCCTCCCTTCCTGGTGGACGTTGATGGTAACCCTCACCCTCCCAGATTCCAAAGACTGGTCCCAGGAAGAGAAAACATTGCAGACGAGCATCTAGTCCCTCAACTGGGTTACGTCGCTACAA gtGATGGTGAGGTGGTGGAGCAGGTGATCAGTCAGCAGTCTGCGGAGAGCGAGGAGGTTCGTCACAGCGCGTTGGATTTTGCCATACGCCAGCTTCAGGAGCACCAGGACAGACAGGTCGCGGTTCAGGCAGAGAGTGGTGTTCCCGCTCCTGCCCGTGTGCCAGAGCCAGGAACTCCCCGCAGAG TGTCCCTGAACGAGCGCATGGAGGTTCAGTCTCCACCTAATGTGGGTTTACGGCGCAGCGGACAGGTAGAGGGAGTCCGGCAGATGCACCAGAATGCTCCACGCAGTCAGATGGCAACAGAGAGGGACCTTCAGGCCTGGAGACGCAGGGTGGTGGTGCCCGAGCTTACATCGAGTGGCTACAg TGCACAGGAGTCGTTCAGACTAGCGAAGGGTGAGGAGGAGGTCACCCTTTACAACACCAAGAGAAGGAGAGTGGCCCACACCACCTTCAGG GATGATTCTGATGAGGAAGAGCCGGGCCTCAAACGAGGACAGTCACGCAAACGGCAGAAGAATCAGGAGCGTAAAGAGAGTCTAGTTGAGGAGTTCATGGAGTTCTCATGTGAGGAGGGGGAGGAAACGGCGTCTTCTGAG GGCAGTGAAATCGAGGGCAGCGACGTTGATTCATCTGTTGAGGATGAAGAGGAATGGAGGAGTGATAGCTCAAG TCGCTCCTCCAGTGATTATTCAGACTGGATGGCAGATGCAGGAATAAGTTTGCGACCAACTGCGTCTCCGTCGTCCCGGCGGCGCACAAGTCGCAGGATCAGCAGCTCTGAGGAAGAGGACGAGGAGGACGAAGATGTAGCAGACGAGGAGCAAACCATAGACGAAGAGGAACAGGTGTCTTCACCCCGAAAGCACAAGAAAGCCAAAAGCAAAACACCAAAG CAACCAAAACCAAGGCCGCCCATTAATAGAGAAATCTCAAACGAGTTCCGTCCCTCAGCATGGATTACTGACTTCATTCCCCGAAAGTCCCCCTTCGTCCCTCAAATGGGAGACGAG GTCATCTATTTTCGTCAAGGTCATGAGGCGTATGTGGATGCAGTCTGCAGGACTAACCTTTACCCCATTAACCCAGACAGACAGCCATGGAAGAAGATGGAGTTAAGA GACCAAGAGTTTGTAAAAATAACGGGGATCAAGTATGAAGTGTGCCCTCCAACTCTGTGCTGTCTGAAACTGACCCAGATTGACCCTGGAACAGGCAAAATAACAGACAGATCCTTTTCAATAAA ATATCATGATATGCCGGATGTGATTGATTTTCTGGTGCTGCGTCAAAGCTACGACGAAGCACGTAGCAGAGTGTGGACATCCA GTGATAGGTTTCGCTCTGTGATCGATGACGCCTGGTGGTTCGGGACCATAGTTTGTCAGGAACCGTATCAGTCTGAATATCCTGACAGCCTTTTTCAGTGCTTCAAAGTCAA ATGGGACAATGGTGAGACAGAAAAACTCAGTCCATGGGACGTGGAGGCCATTCCTGAAAACG CTGAGCAGCCGGAGTCTGAGAGTGCAGGAGTGCCAGTGACCGATGAGGAGATGATGGATATCCTGTATAAACCTCAGGAGGGTGAATGGGGGGGCAAGGGTCGAGACCAAGAGAGTGCACGCATCATGGCAGGCATTGAACAGCTTGTGACTGTGG ATATCGTGGCCCCTTTCTCTGGTCCGGTCGACCTCACTCAATATCCAACTTATTGTGCTATCATTGCATATCCCACCGACCTCAACACCATCAAGCTGCGGCTCAAGCACAACTTCTACAG gagACTGTCTGCGTTGATCTGGGATGTAAAACACATCGAACAAAATGCCAAGACTTTCAATGAGCCCCGCAGCAAGATTGCACAGTCTGCAAAAATCATAACAAATGTTCTCCTGAAGTTCATAAG TAAACCTCACTGTACAGATATTATGGAGATCTACAATGCTGTTGAAAACATGGAGTACTCTGAAGATGAG GACATGGATGACATTGATGCACCTGGGACTTCTGCAGGACAAAGACTTCGCCAG CCATCACTGGAGGTTGTGCAGGACAGGGACGCATGGAAGGACCACTGCAAACGTTTGCTGGACTACATGTTTGAGTGCGAGGATTCAGAGCCGTTCCGGGTTCCTGTAGATCAGAGAGAATATCCT GATTACTGTAATATTATCGACACCCCTATGGACCTTGGAACAGTGCGGCTAACTCTTGAAGACGAACGATATGAAAATCCCATAGACCTTTGCAAGGACACCAGGCTTATTTTTGCCAATGCTAAAGCCTACACGCCGAACAAACGGTCAAAG ATTTATAGTATGACATTGCGACTGTCAGCATTTTTCGAGGAGAGTATACGAAAAATCATTTCAGACTATAAGACTGCCATCAAAAGCAGCTTAAAGCTGCGACGCAGTCAAAGATTCAGGAAGAAATTACAGCATCAGGAGTCGGCTCCTTCTAGCCAAGGATCCACACG TCAAAAGAGGGCTACTATAAAAACTCAGGAAAACACAGAACAGTCTACAGCCAAATCTACCTCAGCCAAAGTGTCTGGACCAGAGCGCCGCAGAGTCAATGAAGCCAAGGATACCTTCAGACGGAGTTGCTCATCTTCATCCG GTTCTGATCATGACAGCAAACAATCTCAGAGTCAGTCGGAAGAGGATGATGAGCATTCATCTTCATCTCGTGTCTTCAGACGACAGACTAGAGCCACAAGAAGAGCTGCACAGAATAATGGAGCAAAACGCAGACATG AGAGCCATGCCAAGATGAATGGGCACAGCAGGTCACATGAGCGTCAGAGACCACGATCCTGCAGCGATTCTGACCAAGAGCCTTCACAAGGCTCGGACGCCTCCCAGAACGAGTCCTCATCGTCTGTCAGTCGCCGGCCGAGGGCACGCAAGACCGCCATGGCAGCAGTTAATAAGATGAAGCTCATGGATACTCTGGAAGACGATGAAGGCTCGGACGAGGAGGGCCGTGGAGGCAGCACCCGGCCTGCGACCCGTGCTAGCAAACGTTCTACTGTCATTCAGAGCAGTTCTGATtcagaagaagaggaggaagaag AGTCAAATGAAAGTGACGTTTCAGCCAGCGAAGAAGAGAAAAGTGATGGCAGCGCAGACAGTGATTCATCCTCTCGAAGCAAAGCGGATAGTAGAAGTGCTGGGCGCAGACCATCTAGAAgaccaacagaaaaaaaag AAACATCTCCTTTCATAAATGGGCACAGCACCAAACGGCAACGAGTGAAAAGTGAGGATAACACAGATGATGGGGAGAGTCTAAATGAAAGTGTGAACGGGGAGTCGGACGAGGATCTCGTTGTCAGGCGGAAGTCAACCAGGAAGACTGCAAAAGCCGCTgtcactaaaataaaagaattgaaTGACACTGATGCTGAAGAAGAGAATTGCTCCAGAGACCGACGTCAGAAAAATCGGCCTAGCAAGCATGATTCTGAAAGGAGTTCCGATGAGGATGTTGAGGTGCCCAAAACTCAAAAGCACCCTTATCAAAACGGAAGGAAGGTGGATCCTAAAGAGCTGAAGAGGAGTAAAGCACCATCAGAAAGCCAAGAACAAGCTTCTGCCACAAAACAGCAAGTTACCCGCAAAAAAATCTCAACCACAGATGCATTAACATCAACCACCCAGGACTCAGAGGACCTCAGTGATGTTTCAGAAAAGGCTCTTCCTGCTCGCAGGAAGAGAATTAAATCAGAAGATGAAGAGAATCAAAGTGATGGCGAAGAAAGAAGGTCGCTCAGAAACCGTAAGTGTGTGTCCAACACCCGCAAAAAGAAGATTGAAGCAAGGTCGGATGCCTCCAGTTCACAAAGTGAAGAGGAGGTTGACCGGAGGAAAAAGGAGGATACTTCCTCTGATGAATGGCAAAAGAGCGACGCATCGGACAAGAAGGCACATCTGAGGAGGAAACCTTGCATTAAAGTTGCATCCAAAGGAGTCTTTCTTAGAACGCTTCCCAAGAAGAGCTACATTATGGAGGACTCTGATGAAGAATTCAGTCCTGAGATCGAGATGCAATCGAAGAATGGAAGGAGCAAGGAGCGGGCTAACCCCCGGGCAAGAAAACCATCAGGTGGTAACTCCAAAAGAAAACGTGGCGGCTCTTCAGAGTCTGAAGACACGGACAATAAAAGCAGTAGGACCAGTGATGAAAACGAGGGCATGACGCCTCAAAGAAAAAATGCGAAGCGCTACAAGCGCTTGAAAGGCTCAACGGACTCTGAGAGTGACTCAGAAACGAGGTCTAAATCAGAGAATGGTCGGCTTCCCAAGGCAACCCGCCAACAACGGAAGCAAAGTGAAAGCGACGAAGGAAGcgaagaagatgatgatgatgatggaagCGACTCTGAGAGCGAAGAGTCTGGGGAGTCTGAATCAGATGCCAGCTCAGGTTCACAGAGCACTCCAAAGAGAAGACTTCGAGACCGTGGCCGAGGAACCGCACGGTCCGGGAAACGTCAGAGGGATGTTTCTAATGAGGATAGCGACGTGTCGTACGGGAAACCCAGACGGGCCACGCGCATCCGGACCAGAAACAGAGGCAAACGGACTGTGAATTACCAAGACAGCGAATGA
- the rbp2a gene encoding retinol-binding protein 2a: protein MPADFNGTWEMVSNDSFEDVMKALDIDFATRKIAVHLKQTKVIVQNGDKFETKTLSTFRNYNVDFVIGQEFEEHTKALDNRIVKTLVKWDGDKLVCVQKGEKENRGWRQWIEGDLLHLEIHCQDKLCHQVFKKKN, encoded by the exons ATGCCGGCCGATTTCAATGGAACGTGGGAGATGGTCAGCAACGACAGCTTTGAGGATGTCATGAAGGCTCTGG ATATCGACTTTGCCACCCGTAAGATCGCAGTGCATCTCAAGCAGACTAAAGTCATTGTGCAGAACGGAGACAAATTTGAGACGAAAACGCTCAGCACCTTCAGGAACTATAATGTTGATTTTGTCATCGGGCAGGAGTTTGAGGAGCACACGAAAGCCCTGGACAACAGAATTGTTAAG ACCCTGGTGAAGTGGGACGGCGATAAACTGGTGTGTGTGCAAAAAGGAGAAAAGGAGAACCGTGGCTGGAGGCAGTGGATTGAAGGAGACCTGCTTCACTTG gAGATCCATTGCCAGGACAAACTCTGCCATCAAGTCTTcaagaagaaaaactaa